The Lycium ferocissimum isolate CSIRO_LF1 chromosome 10, AGI_CSIRO_Lferr_CH_V1, whole genome shotgun sequence genome window below encodes:
- the LOC132034683 gene encoding uncharacterized protein LOC132034683: MHWPCAAQATHRGDHALAMRRIASAQAAYFTRIRRTASQNDLEEFNPEPEPKVREVAVPRVADVTSSIVKPTIEGHYCGYFLYWKGHQRICAADTIPLFSIGNASNWLLAEPANSITSWDDLATKFLTRFFPPAKTARLRREIMSFRQKSGENLYQAWERFKGLLRDCPHHHQSNEVLAHTYIESLDVQHKSSLDTVAGEIDAMRTEIKKLTAARAPPQVMQARGKETIINTGIPTTQIGGITQILGGVTTQANVVADALSRKSMGTLAYLRAHEIPMGKEIRRLASLGVRLDETEDGELVGITPSRKGNLSPRYIGPYEITRRVGKVAYELRLPAEMSMVHPVFHISILRLYKSDPSHVFNYEEVEIDESLSYEEEPPAFWIAKLEG; this comes from the exons ATGCACTGGCCATGCGCCGCACAAGCAACACACAGAGGAGATCATGCGCTGGCCATGCGACGCATAGCCAGCGCACAAGCGGC GTACTTTACTCGAATACGAAGGACTGCGAGTCAAAATGATCTTGAGGAATTCAATCCTGAGCCTGAAC CGAAAGTGAGAGAGGTTGCAGTGCCTCGTGTGGCAGATGTAACTTCGAGCATTGTCAAGCCCACCATCGAAGGGCACT ATTGTGGATACTTTCTCtactggaagggtcaccaaagAATATGTGCGGCTGATACTATTCCCCTTTTCTCTATTGGGAATGCAAGTAACTGGTTATTAGCAGAGCCCGCAAATTCTATCACTTCATGGGATGATTTGGCGACGAAATTCTTGACAAGGTTCTTTCCACCAGCAAAGACAGCTCGACTCCGAAGAGAGATCATGTCATTCAGGCAGAAAAGTGGGGAAAATTTGTATCAAGCGTGGGAGAGGTTCAAAGGTCTTCTCAGAGATTGCCCTCACCACCATCAGTCGAATGAAGTTCTAGCACACACATATATTGAGAGTCTGGATGTCCAACATAAGTCATCACTAGACACTGTTGCAGGAGAG ATTGATGCCATGCGCACTGAAATCAAGAAGTTAACTGCTGCGCGAGCTCCACCACAG GTAATGCAAGCAAGGGGAAAggaaacaataatcaatacGGGAATTCCTACAACCCAAATTGGAGGAATCACCCAAATTTTAGGTGGAGTGACAACCCAG gctaatgtggttgcTGATGCTTTGAGTAGGAAATCTATGGGCACGTTGGCTTATTTGCGTGCACATGAAATCCCCATGGGGAAGGAAATTCGAAGACTTGCTAGTCTTGGGGTCAGACTTGATGAAACTGAAGATGGAGAGTTAGTGGGAATCACGCCATCACG AAAGGGCAATCTTAGTCCTCGCTACATTGGTCCATATGAGATTACTAGAAGAGTTGGgaaggtagcttatgagttgagaTTACCGGCTGAGATGTCCATGGTTCATCCggtgtttcacatttcgatATTGAGGTTGTATAAATCTGACCCTTCTCATGTGTTTAACTATGAAGAGGTTGAGATTGATGAATccttgtcttatgaagaagaaccGCCCGCATTTTGGATCgccaagttagaaggttga
- the LOC132032678 gene encoding cytochrome P450 704B1 has translation MELLTLLVCLVFSWTFIQTFRQKNKKGPINWPIIGAGLEQWVNFDRMHDWLVEYLAESPTVVVPAMTTTYTYIAHPANVEHVLKTNFDNYPKGEVYHSYMEVLLGDGIFNVDGELWRKQRKTASFEFASKNLRDFNTVVFRDYSLKLFKILNQASFKNEQVDMQDLLMRMTLDSICKVGFGVEIGTLDPNLPENSFAKAFDAANVIVTLRFIDPLWKIKKFLNIGSEAILDQSIRTIDDFTYSVIRKRKAEIETNEKVNKHDLLSRFIEQGKDPENNMTDKSLRDIVLNFVIAGRDTTATTLSWAIYMIMTHEHVAEKLYEELRLLEQIRAKEENVSLHQYDAEDPESVDSRAIQFAGLLNYDSLGKLYYLHAVITETLRLYPAVPQDPKGILEDDVLPDGTKLKAGGMVTYVPYSMGRMEYNWGSDAALFNPERWLKDGTFQNASPFKFTAFQGGPRICLGKDSAYLQMKMALAILCRFYKFKLVPGHPVKYRMMTILSMEHGLELTVSLRS, from the exons ATGGAATTATTAACGTTGTTAGTTTGCTTGGTTTTTTCTTGGACATTCATCCAAACATTTAGGCAGAAAAATAAGAAAGGCCCAATTAATTGGCCTATTATTGGTGCAGGCTTGGAACAATGGGTGAATTTTGATCGAATGCATGATTGGCTTGTCGAGTATTTGGCTGAGTCTCCAACCGTTGTTGTACCTGCGATGACTACAACTTATACTTACATTGCTCATCCAGCTAATGTCGAACATGTTCTCAAAACAAACTTTGATAATTATCCAAAG GGTGAAGTGTATCATTCATATATGGAAGTGTTGCTTGGAGATGGCATCTTTAATGTGGATGGTGAGCTTTGGAGGAAACAAAGGAAGACTGCTAGCTTTGAGTTTGCTTCAAAGAATTTAAGGGATTTCAATACTGTAGTTTTCAGGGACTATAGTCTTAAACTCTTTAAGATTCTAAATCAAGCATCTTTCAAGAATGAGCAAGTAGACATGCAG gATCTCTTGATGAGGATGACTCTGGACTCAATATGTAAGGTGGGATTTGGTGTAGAGATAGGAACATTGGATCCAAATTTACCAGAGAATAGTTTTGCAAAGGCATTTGATGCTGCAAATGTCATTGTGACACTAAGATTCATTGACCCTTTgtggaaaatcaagaaatttctCAACATAGGATCAGAAGCCATCCTTGATCAGAGTATTAGAACAATTGATGATTTCACATATTCTGtcataagaaaaaggaaagctGAGATAGAAACAAATGAGAAA GTTAATAAGCATGACCTATTGTCAAGGTTCATTGAGCAAGGGAAAGATCCTGAGAACAATATGACTGATAAAAGCCTGAGAGACATTGTCCTGAATTTTGTCATCGCGGGTCGCGATACAACTGCAACGACTCTGTCTTGGGCTATATACATGATTATGACTCACGAGCACGTAGCAGAGAAGCTGTACGAGGAGCTGAGATTGTTGGAACAAATCCGCGCTAAAGAAGAGAACGTGTCGCTGCATCAGTATGACGCAGAGGATCCTGAATCAGTCGATTCGAGAGCAATACAATTCGCAGGGCTCCTTAATTATGATTCATTGGGAAAATTATACTATTTGCATGCTGTGATTACAGAGACTCTTCGATTGTACCCTGCTGTTCCTCAG GATCCTAAGGGAATATTGGAAGATGATGTTTTACCAGATGGAACAAAGTTGAAGGCTGGAGGGATGGTGACCTATGTACCTTACTCTATGGGTAGAATGGAATACAACTGGGGTTCTGATGCAGCTTTATTCAATCCTGAGAGATGGCTTAAAGATGGGACTTTCCAAAATGCATCTCCATTCAAATTTACTGCTTTCCAG GGAGGGCCAAGGATATGCCTGGGGAAGGACTCAGCATATCTTCAGATGAAAATGGCACTTGCAATTTTGTGTCGATTTTACAAATTCAAGTTGGTGCCAGGTCATCCAGTCAAGTACAGGATGATGACCATCTTATCAATGGAACATGGACTAGAGCTTACAGTTTCACTGAGATCTTGA